A section of the Rummeliibacillus pycnus genome encodes:
- a CDS encoding methionine ABC transporter permease — MLFDPSHFADMLPDIWKAFGQTLQMVGISLAIALIIGLPLGLLLFITSKGLFSTSKSGLLGNRFVNIVVGFIVNLIRSIPYIILLVALFPLTRIIVGDTIGPIAASVSLSVAAIPFFARLVETSLREIDKGVIEASIAAGATRWMIIKDVLLPEAKSGVIQGITMTIISLVAYSAMAGIIGGGGIGDLAIRFGYYRYDNTIMIATVVILIVIVQVIQLAGDAIAKTVDKR, encoded by the coding sequence ATGTTATTTGACCCAAGTCATTTTGCTGATATGTTACCAGATATTTGGAAAGCATTCGGTCAAACCCTTCAAATGGTGGGGATTTCTTTAGCGATTGCACTAATTATTGGTTTGCCGCTTGGTTTATTATTATTCATTACAAGTAAAGGATTATTCTCTACAAGCAAGTCAGGGTTACTAGGTAATCGATTCGTTAATATAGTTGTTGGCTTTATCGTCAACCTCATTCGCTCGATTCCGTACATCATCCTTTTAGTAGCACTATTCCCACTCACAAGAATAATTGTTGGCGATACGATTGGTCCAATCGCAGCAAGCGTTTCTCTATCTGTTGCAGCGATTCCATTTTTCGCAAGACTTGTTGAAACATCTCTTCGTGAAATCGATAAAGGCGTTATCGAAGCGTCAATAGCTGCTGGTGCTACACGTTGGATGATTATTAAAGATGTATTACTTCCTGAAGCAAAATCAGGCGTCATTCAAGGGATTACCATGACGATTATTAGTTTAGTTGCATACTCAGCAATGGCTGGAATTATAGGTGGCGGTGGTATCGGTGACTTAGCAATCCGCTTCGGTTACTACCGTTACGACAACACAATCATGATTGCAACAGTTGTTATTTTAATTGTTATTGTCCAAGTCATTCAACTTGCGGGCGATGCAATAGCAAAAACAGTAGATAAACGTTAA